The Brettanomyces bruxellensis chromosome 8, complete sequence genome segment CTCAAAATACTTTGGCTCATCAAAAACATGGTAATGGTGTCCTCTAACACCATCTCCGTAAAACTTCTGTGGATACCTCATATCAGCTGGGacatcttcctcatcaattCTACTCTGAGAATATGCCTCATCATAAGTCTCACCAGGCTCTGGAATTATGAACTTACCTGATTGGATTTCAGTATCGGTGATAGTTCCACGACTAACTCTGGCATAGCCTGTCCGGTGAAGCTTTTTGTATAATATGTACTCACACCAACGATCATCGTCAGAAGGATCAATATCATGCATACCAGACTTTTCACTGACGAATGTGTTATAGTTGCCTTCCAAAGGTTTAGTGACTAGATAACTCATTAAAATCATTGGCTTGTCACTTGAACCCATAACCTCAGCAAGTTTATTGCTTTGCAAACGACGGTCTTCAACATCCTCTTCTTGTCCAGAAtggaaaacaacaacatcaaCGGGTTCACCATAACAATCCAATGTAGCATGAATGGCGCAAGCCAATTCACCAACAGGAGATGGCATTAAGTAATGCGTCGAATTCAAAATTGGGAATTTAGAGAAGAGAGCACAACCCCATGTGTTTTTGTTTGGACCTGGACCATAATCAGTGTACATATTTAAGTCTTCTGCAATTCTTTCTGTTAAATCTCTGTTGCCCATGACAACTCTCTCAGTATCAGATTCTAGGAGGCCAAATACATCAACTTCAAGATCCTTCATTGCATCTCTCATTCTGGTTTGAGATGCCCACATGTCATTATCAAGACCAAAGTGAATAGTCCATATACCAGCAGTGAGGAGTCTTGATTCTGGATGATATGGCTTAGGCTTCTCGACAGGCAATCTCTGCACTGCAATAATTCCGGAGAGAACAGCAAATAACAAGCAAACATTACCCAACTTCTTAATGACGGAAGCTTTAACGCGGTAGTTTACTCCAGAACCTGTAGATGAATATCCGAAGACTAAACCTAAGAGAAGAACAACAGATGCACCTAAAACGATATCACTTCTTTCTCTCATATATGGTCCAAGAGGCACAAAAGCGTATGCGACAGTCCAAACGTGCATTAATGTCAGAATCAATGCAACAATAAACgagcagaaaaagagacTTCCTGCTCTGTGAGCCCACTTAGATGCTTGCAAAAACACAGTTGGAACCAATGAGCATATCCAGAAAACGTAAAGCATACCACCGATGTAACCAGTCCAGTGAGGGAACATATACAAAACAATTGCACCAACAACACCAAGCACGGTTGTCAAATTGACAGCTCTTCTACTTGAATACACGAGACCAGCAATGACACCTGCACACATCACACAAAGCGAAATGGCACCATGTGGAGCTGGCGTTGGACCTCTAACTGGATATCCAGTCCAAGTCCAGCGAATAATCGTGGATGTGTCCGTGAGCAAATGCGATATTGAGAATATAAGGGAACCAAATCCAAGGAACGTGAAGATGAAACATGGTCTTTTAGTGGACAATTCCTCAGAGTGCTTTGTTGATGGAGTAGTAGGAACCTTTGTTAGCAAAGCACCAAGAAGTCCGACCACCAAACCTGTCTTGTTCCAACCTCCAGTCTTTGCATTCATAATTGGCCATATTGGGTTTTCGGTCCAAAATGCAAACTTACAAAGGGCAGATAAAATCAAACCAAGTGTAAACGTTGATGCATACGTCTTGGTTGACTCGATGTTATTGAGACGACCATAAGCAGAGATCTCAACTACTAATGCAATACATCCAAAGGCACAACCAATACCGATTAGTAGCAATCTTGATGCAGGATCCACAACTAAGTATGATCCAATACCGAATAGACAACAAAGTACTCTTGCAATTTGTGGCTTGTAAGTGAATAACCTCTGAACGCCAGGAATACACAAGAGAATTGGTGACAAAGTAGAGGCAGCGGTTGCCTCATAGCCTGAAATACCCATATGCCATAGTGGGAAATACCAGATACACAAGTAGAGTGAGGAGTAAACCGTCCAGAATATGAAAGAATTAATTACATCAGCAATACTGTGCTTGAAAGTAATCAATTGAGTGCCCTTTGGAGAAAGGGATTCGGACTTCTGCTCAACGGGAGTCTCTTTCTTGATATTCTGTTGGAGCAACTTAACATTGAAGTTCGTAGCAAAATAAGAATCGTCCTTCTTGGAAGGCCTGACTTCAATATACAAATCTTTGAAATCCTGGATGGACCACGAATCAAAAATGATGTCCCATATAATAAGAGACCACTCGAAATATGCGTAACGTGAATAAGCACCAGGAACAATCTTCACTTTATGTTGAATGTAAAGGTAAATCAAAGGAACCAATGTTCcgaaaaatgcaaatgcagtATACTTTCTGCGCCGGCGAAGACTGGATCTTGGAGGGGTAAGTAAAGTAACTGCAGTATCCCATGGAATTGTTAAGACAATGTAAGAAATCATACAGAAATCATGGAAACTATGGTCATCTGTAGAAGTGATATACACCCAACCTCCGCACGAAACAGTCCTTAGAATTCCTGTAAAAAGTCCTAACTTTGGAAGTATAGAATGTGCTCTATAAAGTCTAACGTAATCTGTGAATAGAAGCAAAAATCTCGGACCTGAAGTTAAAGCGatcaaaatttggaaaaccGATCTCTCTGGATACCTATCACCAATTGTGGCAGAGACACTAGGAAACCATTCATCAGGATAACCATAATGCTCATTTCGAACGATCTTCAGATAGTGGAGAGAACAACCCACTGCTAGAGCAACTACAAAAGCACTCACAGAACAAACTGTGTGAGCGATTGCAATCACCTGTGCATTAACGCGAAGTAGAGGAGTAGAAGACATTATGTCCCAaccttcttcttgaatatACTATAGCGAACAAAACGTTAGCGCAAATGATAGATGCTAGATCTACTATACAGAGAGTAACGAGAACATACTGAGgatattcaaaagatgaaataaaactAATACTTAAGGTTGAACAAAAATAACCCGAattttaaattaaaaaaaaaaaatcgattATAAATAAGAACAATGGTTAAATAATAGACTCGGTTGAGATGGAAAGGGAAGgaaaaaaggggaaaaatcAATGGAAAAAGAGGTCAATAGTAAACATGGCAGAATAAAGTAGGACAAATTTTACTTATGGGAACACCAGATTGCTGAAATATTGTCGGGGTTAGAGTACAGATAAACAAAAGTCTgaagctaaaaaaaaattcaatatgGATATTTAAACAATTGGGGAGACATCCTATATAATGAGGTGGGCCAGTTTACCTAAATGGGAAATATAATGTCGGCAATTGAGTGGGTTGGCTGCTTAGGCTCCGGCGTGCAACCGAACTGTATAGGGACCAAAGGAGATTAAGTACGCACTACATGAAACAGCATAACTAAAGTCACACAAGAACTACTTCCGGAAATATCTCTGAAGGATATTTGGTTGGAAAAGTTAACCCTACAAAATTTGTGGCACAAGAATAAACTAAAAGGCGGTTGGTATATTGTATTTCTCTATTAGTATTAGCGGATGTACTTCGGTATCGAACTTTGATGTCcgatttttttcttccgtattaaaactttttttgcCTGCAGTCAACGGAACAATAgcagaaatttgaaagcatAAACATCCTAACACCTTAAAGAATGGTGGATttacatctttttttatatccGGCACTCTAGCATTTTGAAGTGGGGAGAAAATACgctcaaaaataaaattgacTGGACGTACCAACGAATCGTAGTTTTTAGTTATATTGGCAAATACTTTTAAGCATTTTGGGTATCAGTTAACGAAAACGAAAACATGACAGGTACGTTGTACTCGATAATCAAAAATGTTTCTTTCCCATGACTAATTAAAATATACTAACCAAACATATCACACTGAATTTAGCTGGAAGACCAAAGTTTGAGCATGCACCCGAGGTGtcctttgatgaaattgacTACAAAAATCCAAATGAATTGAAAGCTGCAAGAGAGTCAATGCTTAAGGAGCAGTTTGTGAGGGTGGAGATGCTAAAAATTGTTAGAAAAGCTTTGGAAACATGTTTCCAGGTTAACGGACCCAACAATTACGAAGAGTGCAGAAACTTAGCGGACAAATATTTAGATATGCTTCCAGACCATAGAGCACAGGGATATTCAGGATACCAGAGAAATGATCCTTCAAAATAAGGAAACTTTTTCGATATGATGTTTGATGCGATTATAACTTTACAGCTGTTATTATAATcactatttatttatttattttcatattatttGGGAGATATGGGAGGCGagcttttttattattatgaaCAGGCAATTGTCTGGTCAATACACTTTCACAAAATAATGCTATTACCTATTTAAAGAATGAGATATCTTATACTTTCACCGACAAGTAAGGGAGTgtagaaagaaaacataaATGCGGAAGACTAAATATGTTTGCAAGTCTTCTAGACGCAGCACCTTTTTGGTGATGTATATCCATATAAAGGCTTTACAGCTTTATATTGGAATAGAAAGTAGCCAACTCCCGCACCTATCATACATGAGATGAATATATAGCCGTTGAAATACATGAATAGGAGCATAATCACGTGAAGGACACTCCACTCTATTGTACTTAAAACGCAGCTGAGGGTATGATCTAGATATGACTGGTATATGTATATCTTATTTCCTTCTAAGACAAAATGGTCATTGCTTATACAATTCAACCAATTGTGCCTTAAAACTTGTAAAAACGGATTAGCCAAATCATCCATTAGAGCAGTTCGACCGATATTCATTTGAATGAAAGGCTTGGCTCTGCTCTTCAGTGTTTTGCAAGAACTAATTTTAACTCTGGCGGCAGACAATCTCAATTTGGCACACT includes the following:
- a CDS encoding uncharacterized protein (BUSCO:EOG092605KN) is translated as MSSTPLLRVNAQVIAIAHTVCSVSAFVVALAVGCSLHYLKIVRNEHYGYPDEWFPSVSATIGDRYPERSVFQILIALTSGPRFLLLFTDYVRLYRAHSILPKLGLFTGILRTVSCGGWVYITSTDDHSFHDFCMISYIVLTIPWDTAVTLLTPPRSSLRRRRKYTAFAFFGTLVPLIYLYIQHKVKIVPGAYSRYAYFEWSLIIWDIIFDSWSIQDFKDLYIEVRPSKKDDSYFATNFNVKLLQQNIKKETPVEQKSESLSPKGTQLITFKHSIADVINSFIFWTVYSSLYLCIWYFPLWHMGISGYEATAASTLSPILLCIPGVQRLFTYKPQIARVLCCLFGIGSYLVVDPASRLLLIGIGCAFGCIALVVEISAYGRLNNIESTKTYASTFTLGLILSALCKFAFWTENPIWPIMNAKTGGWNKTGLVVGLLGALLTKVPTTPSTKHSEELSTKRPCFIFTFLGFGSLIFSISHLLTDTSTIIRWTWTGYPVRGPTPAPHGAISLCVMCAGVIAGLVYSSRRAVNLTTVLGVVGAIVLYMFPHWTGYIGGMLYVFWICSLVPTVFLQASKWAHRAGSLFFCSFIVALILTLMHVWTVAYAFVPLGPYMRERSDIVLGASVVLLLGLVFGYSSTGSGVNYRVKASVIKKLGNVCLLFAVLSGIIAVQRLPVEKPKPYHPESRLLTAGIWTIHFGLDNDMWASQTRMRDAMKDLEVDVFGLLESDTERVVMGNRDLTERIAEDLNMYTDYGPGPNKNTWGCALFSKFPILNSTHYLMPSPVGELACAIHATLDCYGEPVDVVVFHSGQEEDVEDRRLQSNKLAEVMGSSDKPMILMSYLVTKPLEGNYNTFVSEKSGMHDIDPSDDDRWCEYILYKKLHRTGYARVSRGTITDTEIQSGKFIIPEPGETYDEAYSQSRIDEEDVPADMRYPQKFYGDGVRGHHYHVFDEPKYFE